In Platichthys flesus chromosome 21, fPlaFle2.1, whole genome shotgun sequence, the following are encoded in one genomic region:
- the adgrg2a gene encoding adhesion G-protein coupled receptor G2 — MSQEAKEELANRMLNQTQDASQLDSSQVEQIAEQLERLLDGPTVSRSVGQKVINIISNLMEADAEALSATANRLIRVVDTVGLKLAVSGDRGILSAQSLVLAVRTVDGTNFPTTSVDIFNTDNVQLRALSRTRSKRSAPALGSVFLPSTLTAGLSPEQQQQASRVQFTFYTKNAFFQDPSLENTTVVSTVLGSSVANLSISNLSEDIRFTIQNTNPAPGNFVASCVFWDFTQNGGDGGWSSDGCFVVNATSEKTICSCNHLTSFAILLDLPREGIIDREHAQILTFITYIGCGVSAIFLAVTLLTYLSFEKLMRDIPAKILVQLSFSLLFLNLVFLLDGWLALYPAVGLCISTAFFLHYFLLTTFTWAGLEALHMYLSIVKVFTPYLSKYMLKFSLIGWGVPLIPVIIIIAVDKDNYGIVTYGKYTDGTTDDFCWLRNDIAFYVGVVAYFLAIFAVCLIVFIVVMIQLSRIKRQNPQNQAPNRGLMTDVRSVSGLIILLGLTWGFALFAWGPLYLPFVYLFTIFNSLQGFFVFVFHCAIKENVRRQWRTYLCCGRLRLAENSDWSRTATQNNRNLSMATAFTSAAASSSQRSSVVSDVTSSSGSVFVDSGISDSTNSDVVFNEIHRRNTFSRGEP; from the exons ATGAGCCAAGAGGCCAAAGAGGAGCTGGCGAACAGGATGCTGAACCAAACTCAGGATGCGTCGCAGCTCGACTCCTCTCAG GTGGAGCAGATAGCGGAGCAGCTGGAGAGGCTGCTGGACGGCCCCACTGTCTCTAGGTCTGTGGGACAAAAAGtcatcaacatcatcagcaACTTGATGGAGGCCGACGCTGAGGCCCTCTCCGCGACAGCTAATAG GCTGATTCGAGTCGTGGACACCGTGGGTCTGAAGCTGGCCGTCAGCGGCGACCGAGGGATCCTCTCGGCACAGTCCCTGGTTCTAGCCGTCAGGACGGTGGATGGAACCAACTTCCCGACGACATCTGTCGACATCTTCAACACGGATAATGTCCAG cttcgTGCTCTCAGCAGGACCAGGTCCAAGAGGTCGGCTCCTGCTCTGGGCTCAGTTTTCCTGCCCTCCACCCTGACTGCAGGTCTCagtcctgagcagcagcagcaggctagCAGGGTCCAGTTCACTTTCTACACCAAAAACGCCTTTTTCCAG GACCCATCATTAGAGAACACAACTGTCGTCAGTACAGTTCTGGGCTCCAGTGTTGCCAATTTGTCAATAAGCAACTTGAGTGAGGACATTCGCTTCACCATCCAAAACACCAACCCTGCACCC GGAAACTTTGTGGCTTCCTGTGTATTTTGGGACTTCACTCAGAATG GTGGTGATGGAGGCTGGAGCTCTGACGGCTGCTTTGTTGTCAACGCCACGTCGGAAAAAACGATTTGCAGCTGCAATCATCTCACGTCATTTGCAATTCTCCTG GATTTGCCCAGAGAAGGAATAATCGATCGTGAGCACGCACAAATCCTAACTTTCATCACCTACATCGGCTGTGGAGTCTCTGCTATTTTTCTTGCCGTCACTTTACTGACGTACCTTTCATTTGA GAAACTGATGCGAGACATACCGGCCAAGATCCTGGTGCAGCTGTCCTTTTCCCTGCTCTTCCTCAACCTGGTGTTCTTACTGGACGGCTGGCTGGCGCTCTACCCGGCAGTCGGGCTGTGTATCAGCACCGCCTTCTTCCTGCACTACTTTCTGCTGACCACATTCACCTGGGCCGGGCTGGAGGCGCTGCACATGTACCTGAGCATCGTCAAAGTGTTCACGCCTTACCTGAGCAAATACATGCTCAAGTTCTCCCTGATAGGCTGGG GTGTTCCTCTCATCCCGGTGATCATCATAATAGCAGTAGACAAAGATAACTACGGTATAGTGACATACGGAAAATACACAGATGGCACAACAGACGACTT CTGTTGGCTGCGTAACGACATCGCCTTCTACGTGGGCGTGGTGGCGTACTTCCTGGCGATCTTTGCCGTGTGTCTGATTGTCTTCATCGTGGTCATGATCCAACTCTCTCGGATCAAGAGGCAGAACCCTCAGAACCAGGCTCCGAACAGAGGGCTGATGACGGACGTGCGCAGCGTCAGCGGCCTCATCATCCTGCTCGGCCTCACCTGGGGCTTCGCTCTGTTCGCCTGGGGGCCGCTCTACCTGCCCTTCGTTTACCTCTTCACCATATTCAACTCTCTGCAAG gtttctttgtctttgttttccactgtgCTATCAAGGAGAACGTCAGGAGGCAGTGGCGGACTTATCTCTGCTGCGGGAGGCTGCGATTGGCTGAGAACTCTG ATTGGAGTCGTACGGCCACTCAGAACAACAGGAATCTGTCGATGGCCACGGCCTTCACCTCAgctgccgcctcctcctctcaaaGGTCCTCTGTCGTCAGTGATGTCACCAGTAGCAGTG GGTCTGTGTTTGTAGACAGCGGAATATCGGACAGCACCAACAGCGACGTCGTCTTCAACGAGATCCACAGACGAAACACGTTTTCACGGGGCGAACCCTGA
- the LOC133933040 gene encoding uncharacterized protein LOC133933040: MLILEMSGSVDGCSLSKAVQRLIDNNTSITNDKPLTRMVLCGSTGSTVPTLLASNLTWVASEQPNSTVCQPSSTLVKCEANETLAVLLTDTCPPEPSTTTTGIFPTTTGTSEANRHTNTTTDNTTAAQQKNATQGIAQTHYNHCISAGQPNHKSHHIECDPQHHIICK, from the exons ATGCTGATACTGGAGATGTCTGGATCTGTCGATGGCTGCTCCCTGAGCAAAGCTGTGCAGCGACTCATCGACAACAACACTAGCATCACAAATGACAAGCCGCTCACACGCATGG TGTTGTGTGGTTCTACTGGTTCCACTGTCCCCACCCTGTTGGCGTCCAACCTGACCTGGGTCGCCAGTGAGCAGCCGAACTCCACCGTCTGCCAACCGAGCTCCACTCTGGTTAAATG TGAAGCAAATGAGACACTCGCGGTTCTTCTGACTGACACTTGTCCTCCGGAACCTTCCACCACCACGACCGGCATTTTCCCGACTACAACCGGCACTTCTGAAGCCAACCGACACACTAACACGACAACcgacaacaccacagcagcgcAACAGAAAAATGCAACACAGGGAATAGCTCAGACT CATTACAACCACTGCATCTCCGCTGGACAACCAAACCACAAATCACACCACATCGAGTGTGACCCACAGCATCACATCATCTGCAAATAA